From a region of the Haloferax volcanii DS2 genome:
- a CDS encoding DUF5787 family protein: MSDAADRDRDPEFAFELRVCRWAERAWHPDGPRPAFVARQLGTRQRRWDTVVVEVDPEAFAARRALSTDGFDSDLLRVVRHAPAEWTWYRDAIPEPDFPWRHVVPAVHRAAGLGLVEKRRGSRNRVEYRRTAPYPDWVERVVAIENKPDLDASAARALADQLEHDVSRALADEVWVATEVTGRRVEPALLEDLPVEVGILGVDDDSAEVLWHPSSLSPVSEDARRRLVLAERAYDRGWRNYVDTMRPDCRQFELDRRGRALVPRCAAKDCYQSQRECAHSCPSFEPEPPAWRMNGWPIEGGPGKGVRRILEARRERERDRAEPGSENA, from the coding sequence GTGAGCGACGCCGCCGACCGCGACCGTGACCCCGAGTTCGCCTTCGAGCTCCGGGTCTGTCGCTGGGCCGAGCGCGCGTGGCATCCCGACGGCCCGCGCCCCGCGTTCGTCGCCCGACAGCTCGGCACCCGACAGCGCCGCTGGGACACCGTCGTCGTCGAGGTCGACCCCGAGGCGTTCGCCGCCCGGCGCGCCCTCTCGACCGACGGCTTCGACTCGGACCTGTTGCGCGTCGTCCGCCACGCGCCCGCCGAGTGGACGTGGTACAGAGACGCCATCCCCGAACCCGACTTTCCGTGGCGACACGTCGTGCCGGCGGTCCACCGCGCCGCGGGGCTCGGACTGGTCGAGAAGCGCCGCGGTTCGCGGAACCGCGTCGAGTACCGGCGGACCGCCCCGTACCCCGACTGGGTCGAGCGCGTCGTCGCCATCGAGAACAAGCCGGACCTCGACGCCAGCGCCGCCCGCGCGCTCGCGGACCAACTCGAACACGACGTGTCGCGGGCGCTCGCCGACGAGGTCTGGGTCGCCACCGAGGTGACGGGCCGGCGGGTCGAACCCGCACTGTTGGAGGACCTGCCGGTCGAAGTCGGCATCCTCGGCGTCGACGACGACTCGGCGGAGGTGCTGTGGCACCCGAGCTCGCTCTCGCCCGTCTCCGAAGACGCCCGGCGGCGACTCGTCCTCGCCGAGCGCGCCTACGACCGCGGCTGGCGCAACTACGTGGACACGATGCGACCGGACTGCCGACAGTTCGAACTCGACCGACGCGGCCGGGCGCTCGTCCCGCGGTGCGCCGCGAAAGACTGCTATCAGAGCCAGCGCGAGTGCGCCCACTCGTGTCCGTCGTTCGAGCCGGAGCCGCCGGCGTGGCGGATGAACGGCTGGCCCATCGAGGGCGGCCCCGGCAAGGGCGTCCGCCGGATTCTGGAGGCGCGGCGCGAGCGCGAACGAGACCGCGCCGAGCCCGGCAGTGAGAACGCCTAA
- a CDS encoding DUF5797 family protein, with protein sequence MTLSDEAEERLADIVRLQPTKNKELQNRWDLESGSEVHRYLESELKDYYYRDDNSLIRATAEAAELVGVEPGVEGDDEAESVPSVIRVPSLEARVFEVVAGPDERSESVVSVLNKLRDEFDIDPDVDDVRRALQSLRRKGVIEVVYRTVPTFRLAVERDEVDVEVV encoded by the coding sequence ATGACGCTCTCCGACGAGGCGGAAGAACGCCTCGCCGACATCGTCCGGCTCCAGCCGACGAAGAACAAGGAGTTACAGAACCGCTGGGACCTCGAAAGCGGGAGCGAGGTCCACCGCTACCTCGAATCCGAGCTGAAAGACTACTACTACCGCGACGACAACAGCCTCATCCGCGCGACGGCCGAGGCGGCCGAACTCGTCGGCGTCGAACCCGGCGTCGAGGGCGACGACGAGGCCGAATCCGTGCCGAGCGTCATCCGCGTCCCCTCGCTCGAAGCTCGCGTCTTCGAGGTCGTCGCCGGCCCCGACGAGCGCTCCGAGAGCGTCGTCAGCGTCCTCAACAAGCTCCGCGACGAGTTCGACATCGACCCCGACGTTGACGACGTGCGCCGCGCGCTCCAGAGCCTCCGCCGCAAGGGCGTCATCGAAGTCGTCTACCGGACCGTCCCCACGTTCCGCCTCGCCGTCGAGCGCGACGAGGTCGACGTGGAAGTCGTCTAA
- a CDS encoding bis(5'-nucleosyl)-tetraphosphatase, giving the protein MAVEAVSAGAILFRDTRGRREYLLLKSRPGDWEFPKGGVEGDEELQQTAIREVKEEAGIQDFRLIDGFREDYSYVFEANGTTIHKTVHLFIARSFEASAELSTEHRDLQWRDYEQAINTITQDGPREIFERAHEFLDDLAAKNEGEHKYLK; this is encoded by the coding sequence ATGGCAGTCGAAGCGGTCAGCGCTGGAGCCATTCTCTTCCGCGACACCCGCGGCCGGAGGGAGTACTTACTCCTGAAGAGCCGTCCCGGGGACTGGGAGTTCCCGAAGGGCGGGGTCGAAGGGGACGAGGAGCTTCAGCAAACGGCAATCAGGGAGGTCAAAGAGGAGGCGGGAATCCAAGATTTCCGCCTCATCGACGGCTTCCGCGAGGACTACAGCTACGTCTTCGAGGCGAACGGGACGACGATTCACAAGACGGTTCACCTCTTTATCGCGCGGTCGTTCGAGGCGTCCGCGGAGCTCTCGACGGAGCACCGCGACCTCCAGTGGCGCGACTACGAGCAGGCCATCAACACCATCACGCAGGACGGCCCCCGCGAGATATTCGAGCGCGCCCACGAGTTCCTCGACGACCTCGCCGCGAAAAACGAGGGCGAACACAAGTACCTGAAGTAG
- a CDS encoding amidohydrolase yields the protein MSHRATMDDLVSLRRDLHRHPEPAWCEFYTTARLVDELETRDLDALYVGPEILDADERMAVPDDAELDAWVERAREAGAREDVLDRLAGGYTGAVAVVERGEGPTVGLRVDIDALPIPESEADDHLPAAEGFRSENEGFMHACGHDAHATIGLGVLDAVIDSDFEGTFKLFFQPSEEQVAGGKAVAEGGHLDDVDYLLALHVGLDHPTGEVVCGIDGFLAVSHFRAEFTGAPAHAGAKPEEGKNANLGAAAATQNLYGISRHSDGATRVNVGLMGGGTATNIVAEEAFIEGEVRGATTELMEYMEDRAHTVIESSAAMHDCEVEINVEGKAPSARSDDALAAIVGGVSEGVEGVTSILDRDDLGGSEDATYLMQHVQDRGGLAAYVGVGTDHPGGHHTRTFDVDEETIRIAVDVLAESVDRIATERP from the coding sequence ATGAGCCACCGAGCGACGATGGACGACCTCGTCTCGCTTCGCCGCGACCTGCACCGCCACCCCGAACCCGCGTGGTGCGAGTTCTACACCACCGCCCGCCTCGTCGACGAACTGGAGACGCGCGACCTCGACGCGCTCTACGTCGGCCCGGAGATACTCGACGCCGACGAGCGCATGGCCGTCCCCGACGACGCCGAACTCGACGCGTGGGTCGAGCGGGCCCGCGAGGCCGGCGCGCGCGAGGACGTACTCGACCGCCTCGCCGGCGGCTACACCGGCGCGGTCGCGGTCGTCGAGCGCGGCGAGGGGCCGACCGTCGGCCTCCGCGTCGACATCGACGCGCTCCCCATCCCCGAGTCCGAGGCCGACGACCACCTCCCGGCCGCCGAGGGCTTCCGCTCCGAGAACGAGGGCTTCATGCACGCCTGCGGCCACGACGCCCACGCGACAATCGGCCTCGGCGTCCTCGACGCCGTCATCGACTCCGACTTCGAGGGGACGTTCAAGCTGTTCTTCCAGCCGAGCGAAGAGCAGGTCGCCGGCGGCAAGGCCGTCGCCGAGGGCGGCCACCTCGACGACGTGGACTACCTGCTCGCGCTCCACGTCGGCCTCGACCACCCGACCGGCGAGGTCGTCTGCGGCATCGACGGCTTCCTCGCGGTCTCGCACTTCCGCGCCGAGTTCACCGGCGCGCCGGCCCACGCGGGCGCGAAGCCCGAGGAGGGGAAGAACGCGAACCTCGGGGCCGCGGCGGCCACGCAGAACCTCTACGGTATCTCCCGGCACTCGGACGGCGCGACCCGCGTCAACGTCGGCCTGATGGGCGGCGGGACCGCCACGAACATCGTCGCCGAAGAGGCGTTCATCGAAGGCGAGGTGCGCGGCGCGACGACGGAGCTCATGGAGTACATGGAAGACCGCGCTCACACGGTCATCGAGTCGTCCGCCGCGATGCACGACTGCGAGGTCGAAATCAACGTCGAGGGCAAGGCCCCGAGCGCCCGCAGCGACGACGCGCTCGCGGCCATCGTCGGCGGCGTGAGCGAGGGCGTCGAGGGCGTCACCTCGATTCTCGACCGCGACGACCTCGGCGGCAGCGAGGACGCGACCTACCTCATGCAGCACGTCCAGGACCGCGGCGGGCTGGCGGCCTACGTCGGCGTCGGCACGGACCACCCCGGCGGCCACCACACCCGGACGTTCGACGTTGACGAGGAGACCATCCGCATCGCCGTCGACGTGCTCGCCGAAAGCGTCGACCGAATTGCGACCGAGCGTCCCTAA
- a CDS encoding uS10/mL48 family ribosomal protein yields MAFVTKLTFQSGDKAVLDRVVDDLKQFVERKGAECRGPHSDQPKQVSVPQYRTLQPGDQFSSWTYPVYTRRLEIHGADQIAREVGLREFPDGVHLEIEVEQKKPLGHRR; encoded by the coding sequence ATGGCCTTCGTCACGAAACTCACCTTTCAAAGCGGTGATAAGGCGGTCCTCGACCGAGTGGTCGACGACCTCAAGCAGTTCGTCGAGCGGAAGGGCGCGGAGTGCCGCGGCCCCCACTCCGACCAGCCGAAGCAGGTGAGCGTCCCGCAGTATCGGACGCTCCAGCCCGGCGACCAGTTCTCGTCGTGGACCTACCCCGTGTACACCCGTCGGCTCGAAATCCACGGCGCGGACCAGATCGCCCGCGAAGTCGGCCTCAGGGAGTTCCCCGACGGCGTCCACCTCGAAATCGAAGTCGAACAGAAGAAACCGCTCGGTCACCGTCGCTGA
- a CDS encoding Na+/H+ antiporter NhaC family protein: MPEEPDIELSFRGGRLVSALPIALFIAWAIFQSGILGIGDTTGLVAGMLTGLIAGLLFVRGDWKDYADVIFAGMTRRVAATAVVAWLWAGMFAETIQVGGFVDGLVWAATVLNVGPGLFPAVTFLLAALLATGIGTGYGTAIAFTSLVFPAGLLLGANPVLLFGAILSGAVFGDNLAPVSDTTIVSAVTQDADIGGVVASRVKYAVVAAALAIAAYLVAGFGIPGVWGGMPHVDVAGEVSASVSPWGLVHLLDIAVVIALAVRGRHIIEAVSWGLLLAAAFNVALGAANLVDVSAGSMLLFSAPQNGLTQAVEALPLLGAVVETVPAGQVGVGGSVYSGAAGFFPLIVLTLLLVAGAEIMRAGGGFDAIQELVIDRVATTVRRAETTMVVGTALVNATVTINTAAEIAIAPYIATLGKRFNINGYRRANILDANTSALGYIFPWGGGLLAGYGAMQGLVGGEATPWFTAEMLVNPASVFPYVFHGWFLVAVFLLAAWTGYGREYVSDRTSEEVSRV; the protein is encoded by the coding sequence ATGCCAGAAGAACCGGACATCGAGCTCAGTTTCCGTGGCGGGCGCCTCGTGAGCGCCCTGCCCATCGCCCTGTTCATCGCGTGGGCGATTTTCCAGAGTGGTATCCTCGGTATCGGCGATACGACCGGCCTCGTCGCGGGGATGCTGACAGGACTCATCGCGGGACTGCTGTTCGTCCGGGGAGACTGGAAGGACTACGCGGATGTCATCTTCGCCGGCATGACCCGCCGGGTCGCCGCGACGGCGGTCGTCGCGTGGCTCTGGGCGGGCATGTTCGCAGAGACCATTCAGGTCGGCGGCTTCGTCGACGGCCTCGTCTGGGCGGCCACGGTCCTGAACGTCGGGCCGGGGCTGTTTCCGGCCGTGACGTTCCTGCTCGCGGCGCTCCTGGCGACCGGTATCGGCACCGGCTACGGCACCGCAATCGCCTTCACGAGCCTCGTCTTCCCGGCGGGGCTGCTCCTCGGCGCGAACCCCGTGTTGCTGTTCGGCGCGATTCTCTCCGGCGCGGTGTTCGGGGACAACCTCGCGCCCGTCAGCGACACGACCATCGTCTCCGCGGTCACGCAGGACGCCGACATCGGCGGCGTCGTCGCCTCCCGCGTGAAGTACGCCGTCGTCGCGGCGGCGCTCGCAATCGCGGCGTACCTCGTCGCCGGCTTCGGTATCCCCGGCGTCTGGGGCGGCATGCCGCACGTCGACGTGGCCGGCGAGGTCTCCGCGTCGGTGTCGCCGTGGGGGCTCGTCCACCTGCTCGATATCGCCGTGGTCATCGCCCTCGCCGTCCGCGGGCGGCACATCATCGAGGCCGTCTCGTGGGGGCTGCTCCTCGCGGCGGCGTTCAACGTCGCGCTCGGCGCGGCGAACCTCGTGGACGTGTCGGCCGGGAGCATGCTCCTGTTCAGCGCGCCGCAGAACGGCCTGACGCAGGCGGTCGAGGCGCTGCCGCTCCTCGGTGCCGTCGTCGAGACCGTCCCCGCGGGGCAGGTCGGCGTCGGCGGCAGCGTCTACTCCGGCGCGGCCGGCTTCTTCCCGCTTATCGTCCTGACGCTGTTGCTCGTCGCGGGCGCGGAAATCATGCGCGCCGGCGGGGGCTTCGACGCGATTCAGGAACTCGTCATCGACCGCGTCGCCACGACGGTCCGCCGCGCGGAGACCACGATGGTCGTCGGGACGGCGCTCGTCAACGCGACGGTCACCATCAACACGGCGGCCGAAATCGCAATCGCGCCGTACATCGCCACGCTCGGCAAGCGCTTCAACATCAACGGCTACCGCCGCGCCAACATCCTCGACGCCAACACCTCGGCGCTCGGCTACATCTTCCCGTGGGGCGGCGGCCTCCTCGCCGGCTACGGGGCCATGCAGGGTCTCGTCGGCGGCGAGGCGACGCCGTGGTTCACGGCCGAGATGCTCGTGAACCCCGCGTCGGTCTTCCCCTACGTGTTCCACGGCTGGTTCCTCGTGGCGGTGTTCCTGCTCGCCGCGTGGACCGGCTACGGCCGCGAGTACGTCTCCGACCGCACGAGTGAGGAGGTGAGCCGCGTATGA
- a CDS encoding enoyl-CoA hydratase/isomerase family protein yields the protein MSWDTLRLDWDGDVATITIDRPEQMNALNADTLDALEDALDEAEADGARVVVLTGAGDEAFIAGADIGYMKDIGTPAAQNYAEQGHRIATRLEGFPAPTVAAINGYAFGGGMEFALACDLRVASERALLGQTEIDLGIMPGWGGSVRLPALVGDEVARRLIFFGERIDASDAHEYGIVGEVVAHDQLDSHVEDLVADLASKPRHALAGAKAAINMSHDAPRDAALDFEARVWSGLFGTHDQREGMEAFLDKRDPDFE from the coding sequence ATGAGCTGGGACACCCTTCGACTCGACTGGGACGGCGACGTGGCGACCATCACCATCGACCGCCCCGAGCAGATGAACGCGCTCAACGCGGACACGCTCGACGCGCTCGAAGACGCCCTCGACGAGGCCGAAGCCGACGGCGCTCGGGTGGTCGTCCTCACCGGCGCGGGCGACGAGGCGTTCATCGCGGGCGCGGACATCGGCTACATGAAAGACATCGGAACGCCCGCCGCGCAGAACTACGCCGAGCAGGGCCACCGCATCGCGACGCGCTTGGAGGGGTTCCCCGCGCCGACCGTCGCGGCCATCAACGGCTACGCCTTCGGCGGCGGCATGGAGTTCGCGCTGGCGTGCGACCTCCGGGTCGCCTCCGAGCGCGCGCTGCTCGGCCAGACCGAAATCGACCTCGGCATCATGCCCGGGTGGGGCGGGAGCGTCCGCCTGCCGGCGCTCGTCGGCGACGAGGTCGCCCGCCGGCTCATCTTCTTCGGCGAGCGCATCGACGCCAGCGACGCCCACGAGTACGGCATCGTCGGCGAGGTCGTCGCCCACGACCAACTCGACTCGCACGTCGAAGACCTCGTCGCCGACCTCGCGTCGAAGCCGCGGCACGCCCTCGCGGGCGCGAAAGCCGCCATCAACATGTCCCACGACGCGCCGCGGGACGCCGCGCTCGACTTCGAAGCCCGCGTCTGGAGCGGCCTGTTCGGTACCCACGACCAGCGCGAGGGGATGGAGGCCTTCCTCGACAAGCGCGACCCCGACTTCGAATAG
- a CDS encoding class I SAM-dependent methyltransferase produces the protein MERFQNTSLPDWDWWGKLWPTPGETLRDLGLSAGDTVAEIGCGNGYFALPAARIVAPATVYAVDLDDDLLAELGHLAAQQRIDNVVSVRGDARELSAHVSEPVDVALFANAFHGVDDRDEFLTEVESVLADGGRFVVVNWRPLPREETTVAGEPRGPPTDLRLDPKETAAMVEDATDLAVTAELDIPPYHYALVFERRE, from the coding sequence ATGGAACGATTCCAGAACACGAGCCTGCCGGACTGGGACTGGTGGGGGAAGCTCTGGCCGACGCCGGGCGAGACGCTTCGGGACCTCGGGCTGTCGGCGGGCGACACCGTCGCCGAAATCGGCTGTGGAAACGGCTACTTCGCGCTCCCCGCGGCGCGAATCGTCGCGCCGGCCACGGTGTACGCGGTCGACCTCGACGACGACCTCCTCGCGGAACTCGGCCACCTCGCCGCCCAGCAACGCATCGACAACGTGGTGTCGGTCCGCGGCGACGCCCGCGAGCTTTCGGCGCACGTCTCCGAGCCAGTCGACGTGGCGCTCTTCGCGAACGCGTTCCACGGGGTCGACGACCGCGACGAGTTCCTGACGGAAGTCGAGTCGGTCCTCGCCGACGGCGGCCGGTTCGTCGTCGTCAACTGGCGGCCGCTCCCCCGAGAGGAGACGACCGTCGCCGGCGAACCGCGGGGTCCGCCGACCGACCTGCGCCTCGATCCCAAGGAGACCGCGGCGATGGTCGAAGATGCGACCGACCTCGCTGTGACGGCGGAACTCGATATCCCGCCGTACCACTACGCGCTGGTGTTCGAGCGGCGCGAATAA
- a CDS encoding sensor histidine kinase codes for MGFLGGESTEDTDLRPGLAVVGIAVGVAVVQVAVFPHSSEVHWLRFAVELLLIPIPVAGAFVVGGVRHVPAVWRPLYAGTALFAVYAVSDAVDEVVAQPEAVTLVFEDGTLLVGSVALAVGAVRWSTHRDARETELRRRNDRLDQFASVVTHDLRNPLNVAQMRLELAREGHGTEHLSTVADAHDRMEALIQDVLQLARVGEEVGEVEPVSLATVAADAVTNTSLGASGLTVEADARLLADRGRLTAVFENLFRNAVEHGSTSRRESPDETASRDVPTETPSPAADKSAADASGRRARADADGGTPGVNVRVGPLEDGFFVEDDGPGIPPEEQDRIFESGYSTDSRGTGLGLAIVAGVADAHGWEVTATTGKNGGARFEFRGVSFAAESEVSTSGPRP; via the coding sequence ATGGGGTTCCTCGGCGGTGAATCGACCGAAGACACAGACCTGCGTCCGGGTCTCGCAGTCGTCGGCATCGCCGTCGGCGTCGCGGTCGTCCAGGTCGCCGTCTTCCCCCACAGCTCCGAGGTCCACTGGCTCCGGTTCGCCGTCGAACTCCTCTTGATTCCGATTCCCGTCGCCGGCGCGTTCGTCGTCGGCGGCGTCCGCCACGTGCCGGCGGTTTGGCGGCCGCTGTACGCCGGGACCGCGCTGTTCGCCGTCTACGCCGTCAGCGACGCGGTCGACGAGGTCGTCGCCCAGCCCGAGGCGGTCACGCTCGTCTTCGAGGACGGGACGCTCCTCGTCGGGTCGGTCGCGCTCGCGGTCGGCGCGGTCCGGTGGTCGACCCACCGCGACGCCCGCGAGACGGAACTGCGCCGCCGCAACGACCGGCTCGACCAGTTCGCGTCGGTCGTCACCCACGACCTCAGGAACCCGCTGAACGTCGCCCAGATGCGACTCGAACTCGCCCGCGAGGGGCACGGAACCGAACACCTCTCGACGGTCGCTGACGCCCACGACCGGATGGAGGCGCTCATTCAGGACGTGCTCCAACTCGCCCGCGTCGGTGAGGAGGTCGGCGAGGTCGAACCCGTCAGCCTCGCCACCGTGGCCGCCGACGCGGTGACAAACACCAGTCTCGGGGCGTCCGGACTCACCGTCGAGGCCGACGCGAGGCTGCTCGCCGACCGGGGCCGGCTCACCGCCGTCTTCGAGAACCTGTTTCGGAACGCGGTCGAACACGGCTCGACGAGCCGCCGGGAGTCCCCAGACGAGACCGCGAGCCGCGACGTTCCGACCGAGACCCCGTCTCCCGCCGCCGACAAGAGCGCAGCCGACGCGAGCGGCCGCCGGGCGAGAGCCGACGCCGACGGGGGGACGCCGGGCGTCAACGTCCGCGTCGGCCCGCTCGAAGACGGCTTTTTCGTCGAGGACGACGGCCCCGGCATCCCGCCGGAAGAACAAGACCGCATCTTCGAGTCGGGATACAGCACCGACTCGCGGGGGACCGGTCTCGGTCTCGCCATCGTCGCCGGCGTCGCCGACGCTCACGGCTGGGAGGTGACGGCGACGACCGGCAAAAACGGGGGCGCGCGGTTCGAGTTCCGGGGCGTCTCGTTCGCGGCGGAGTCCGAGGTCAGTACTTCGGGTCCGCGCCCGTGA
- a CDS encoding DUF7513 family protein, with product MSRLDKLLAGWTFRTATPTFEPGEVITAYVSERNGDGLTVRIGDSVIRVEDGEDAAVEDKVRLEVTSFDASNHVGTGDVVEVLGPDV from the coding sequence ATGAGCCGCCTCGACAAGCTCTTGGCCGGCTGGACGTTCCGCACCGCGACGCCGACGTTCGAACCCGGCGAGGTCATCACGGCCTACGTCAGCGAGCGCAACGGTGACGGACTCACCGTCCGCATCGGTGACTCGGTTATCCGGGTCGAAGACGGCGAGGACGCGGCCGTCGAGGACAAGGTTCGGCTTGAGGTCACGTCGTTCGACGCGAGCAACCACGTCGGTACCGGTGACGTGGTCGAGGTGCTCGGACCGGACGTCTGA